The following coding sequences are from one Nicotiana tomentosiformis chromosome 3, ASM39032v3, whole genome shotgun sequence window:
- the LOC138908180 gene encoding tropomyosin-like, whose product MAKTSKSIPQKETPSVSRLAEKENVSSAATEETVQKKLDQIEQVQAKVDTVKVEAEEWKRNMDILASEKETARAQLASTEAQLRGSKEKASVQSKKIEEIQTQLSSVVSGQETFAKELEAAKSEVAMVKAEADERVAQYKADAEAS is encoded by the exons ATGGCGAAGACCTCAAAGTccattccccaaaaagaaactccctctGTCTCGCGACTGGCCGAAAAGGAAAATGTTTCATCTGCTGCTACTGAGGAAACG GTTCAAAAGAAACTTGACCAGATCGAGCAGGTCCAGGCAAAGGTGGATACGGTGAAAGttgaggccgaagaatggaaaaGAAATATGGACATCCTGGCCTcagaaaaggagactgcccgggCACAATTGGCTTCGACTGAGGCCCAGCTCCGGGGATCAAAGGAAAAGGCCTCGGTACAGTCCAAAAAGATCGAGGAGATCCAGACTCAACTGAGCTCGGTAGTCTCCGGTCAAGAAACTTTTGCCAAGGAACTTGAGGCGGCCAAGTCTGAGGTTGCTATGGTCAAGGCCGAGGCCGATGAGAGGGTGGCCCAGTacaaggccgatgccgaggcgtCTTAG